The Lujinxingia vulgaris genome segment GCGCGTCCTGGCTGCCGAGCGCCTTTGATGAGGCCAGCTTCACTTTTTACTCCAAGACGCTGCGCGGCACCGAAGAGCAGCGCGAGCGCGACCGCCGCGGCACCGAGCTCGTGGGCTGGACCCTGGGTCACGCCGTGGGCCAGGAGTACGTCGCGCTGCACTTCCCGCCGGAGTCCAAGGCGCAGATGGAAGATCTCGTCGCCAACCTCACCGAAGGGTTTGAGGGCCGCCTGAAAACCCTCGACTGGATGGACGACGCCACCCGCGCGCAGGCTCTGGAGAAGTTGTCGACCTTTGAGCCGCGCATCGGCTACCCCGAGACGTGGGACAGCTACGAAGGGCTGGAGCTGGCCGCCGACGACTATTTTGGCAACCGCCTGCGCATCAGCGAGCATCGCTGGAACGAGGAGCTCAAGCGCTTTAAAGAGCCCGTCGATCGCGAGCGCTGGAGCTGGCCGCCGCAGATGGTCAACGCGAGCTACAACCCGCTGATGAACCAGATCACCTTCCCGGCCGGCATCCTGCAGGCGCCTTTCTTCGATCCCCACGCCGATCCGGCCATGAACTACGGCGCGATCGGGGCGGTCATTGGCCACGAGATTGGCCACGGCTTCGACGACCAGGGCCGCCGCTTCGACGCCCATGGGCGCATCCGCGACTGGTGGACCCCTGAGACCAACGCCGCGTTTGAAGAAGCTTCAAGCCGGCTGGGTGAGCAGTACTCGCAGTTCTGCCCGATCGACGACCTCTGCATCAACGGCCAGCTCTCGATGGGCGAGAACATCGGTGACCTCGGTGGCATGCAGATGGCCTATGCGGCCTACCGCAACTTCGTCGAGAAGACCTATCCCGAGGGCGAAGCGCCAGTGATCGACGGCTTCACCGGCGACCAGCGCTTCTTTTTAGCCTGGGCGCAGGTCTGGCGCTCGCTCTACCGCGACGACGCGCTTCGCGCCCAGCTCGTCAACGGCCCGCACTCCCCGGGCATGTACCGCGTCAACGGCGTGGTGCGTAACCTCGACGCCTGGTACGAGGCCTTCGATGTGACCGAAGACCACGCCCTCTACCTGCCGCCGGAAGAGCGCGTCCGCATCTGGTGATTTTTAATCAGGGGAGCTGGGTCTGAAGTTGGGTGAGGCGTTGATGCCCCCCAACATCGGGCGCACTGCCTGAACGAAAAACACCCCCGAGATTCGCGTGGATCTCGGGGGTGTTTTCGTTCAGTTCGCTGTGTAAAAGCACGCTCTGGCGAACTCAGGCGTCGGGGCTATACGGAACGGCCGGCGGCTCCCACAACTCAAATCGGTTGCCCTCCGGATCGACCGCCCATCCAAATTTGCCAAACTCCGAGTCTTCGGTCTTCGCATCGACCTCGACCCCGGCGTCGCGCAGGCTTTGGAGCATGGCGTGGAGGTCGTCGACGCGGAAGTTGATCATGAAGGCCTGGCGCTCGCTTCCAAAGTACTCGGTGTCTTTTTTGAAGGGCGCAAAGATGCTGTAGGCCTCCGGCTGCGTCTCTTCTTTGTTCTGGAAGATGACGTAGCCATCGAAGTCCGGGAGGCCCAGGTGCTCGACGTACCAGGCCTGAAGGGCTTTGGGGTCGTTAGCGCGAAAGAAGATGCCGCCGATGCCGGTGACGCGTGCCATGCGATGCTCCTCGAGGTTGGAGGGGAAGTCCTGCGAAGAACATCGCATAGGGGCAGCGCGCGCGTCTATCGAGCCTCAGGCATTATGAGGCTGAGGGCTTTGAGCGCGGCGCGGCGGCCATTGCGCGAAGGCCGAACCACCCCAGCAGAAGAACAATCAGCAGGCGGTTGGGGCTCGACGAGTTGCCGCTGCTGCTGCAATCCAGCGGGCCCTCGTCCGACCTCTGGCCGGGCGGCAACCTGTAGGATTGTTCAAGGCTCAGGTTCACCTCGTGGGTGGCCTCCCCGTCATGGGCCAGCAGGAACGCCGAGGTTGAGTCGCTGCCGATAAAAGGCTCACCCTCCTCATCGAGCCCGGCCTCCAGAGGCACCCCAAGCTCAGCGCCGGCGGGGATCTCGGCGAGCAGGCAGCTCGCGTCGAGCTGGCCATCGGCCTCAAGCGCCACGCACTCCCCGTCGTAGAAGCTCAGCGCCCCCTCACAGCCGTTGCTCAACGTGATGCTGATGGCGCAATGATCTTCTCCCTCGGGCAAAACCTCAAAGGGCGCGTCGCTCTGCAGGCAACCAAGCGTCTCGGCGATCGAGGCGTCGGTGGTGCAACGCAGCGGACCGAGCTCGGGGCTCGTCGCGCTGGCCTCACTCAGGGTGACGCTCAGACTCATCACCAGCGCCGTCAGCGCGATCGCGAATCGGTGGAGGAGGTGTTGTCCAGAAATCATGGCCGGCCTCTCAAGCGTGGGGTGACGCGTATCCAACGCGCCCGTTGTCGGGCTTCATCGCTGGATAGTTGCAGAGAGCGTGCCAACCAGGGGCTTGCCGGGGCGCTCAGGTGCAGCGTAGATCCGAGACCGAGCCCAGACGAATGGTGCACAGGTTGGACGTGCATTGCGCATCATCATCGCAGGGCTCGCCACTCATGCGCCGGCAATACGTGTCTTCGCAGGCGCGGCGGATGCCGTCGGCGTTGGAGCAGTCGGCGTTCATCACGCAACGCTCCTGGTCGAGCGCCTCGGAGGCCACCTGGCAGGTGGCCGGGCCCTCGGCCGGCCCGGCACAAAACGCCCCCGGCCCGGCGCACTGACTGGCGTCGTCGCAGGGCTCGCCAGGCTGGCGCTTCGCCTCACAGCGGCCGCGGGTAAAACAGCCCTCCTCGGTGGTGACGTTGCAGGGCTCGTCATAGGCGCAGTAGGTGCCCGGGCAGCAGGCCGGGCCCTGGTCAGGGTTGCAGGCGCGCGCCGGATCCAGGCACACCACCGCCGTGCAACTTCCACCCTGGCAGGCCTCGCCATCAAAACAGTCCAGATCGCTCTGGCAGGCCGGCTCCGCGTCGGAAGAACAGGCGACCATCAGCGTGCTTAGAAGCAACGCAGCACCGTGGCGAATGAGAAGGTCTGAGCGTCGTAACATCGAAGGGCCGGGGTGGGGGAAGACAGCGTCAGGTAAGCCTAATCGAGCCCTTTGCCGTACTCAAGGTCAGGGGCCGGAGGTTTGGTGCAAACCTGCGGGTGTGCAGCTTTGCCATCAGCAGCGATGGACTTCCTCGTTACGCGGAGTCGTGATGTCAGACGCACGAGAGGATCGCTACGCCCCGGCGCGCCGCAGGATGGTCGAGCAGCAGATACGCTCCCGGGGCATCGAGCTTGAACCGGTACTTAAGGCCATGGCCGAGGTGCCCAGGGAGCGTTTTGTCCCCCGGCGCTACCGATCGCAAGCCTACGAAGACACGGCCCTTCCCATCGGAGGCGGCCAGACCATCACCCAACCTTATCTGGTGGCCTGGATGACCGTGCTTCTGCGACCGCATCCCCACGATCGGGTGCTGGAGGTGGGCACCGGCTCGGGCTATCAGGCCGCCGTACTCGCCAGGCTCGTTGACGAAGTCTTCACCATTGAGCGGGTCGATGAACTCGCCGCGCGCGCTCGCCATACGCTGGCGGACTTAAGCGTCGATAACGTCGCGGTGCGCAGCGGCGACGGGTCGCTCGGCTGGGCCGGCGTCGCGCCTTTTGACGGCATCATCGTGACCGCCGGCGCCCTCACCATCCCCGAGCCGCTGCTTGAGCAACTTCGTGTGGGCGGCCGGCTTGTGATGCCGCTCGGCCCGCAGAGCGCGCCGCAGACCCTGGTGCGTGTCACGCGCACCTCCGAGCGTCGCTACCGCCGGGAGGAGTTTGGCCAGGTGCGTTTTGTGCCCCTGATCGGCGAAGAGGGCGCCGATGAGGCGCCCTCTCGCGGGGATTTCTGGTTTTAATCGACGAGCGCCTGAGCCTGCTCAGGGCAGGTACGCCGCCTCAAGCACATCGTGGTAATCCGGCGTCTTCTGCAGGATCGCGCGCGCCGCCGAGCAGGATGGCGAGATCTTGCAGTCGGTGCGGCGCGCATGTTCTACGGCTGCGGCGACAAGTTTGCGCGCCATGCCCTGACCCCGCATCGAGGTGTCGACAAAGGTATGATGCACCTCCATCGCGCCGGAGGGCGCGCGGCGATAATCGATCTTTGCCACCCGCTCACCATCCCTCTCTAGGAAGATGGAACCACCGGTTTCGGTCTCTTGATGCGAAAAGTTCGGCTCGTGCTCGCTCATGGTGGCTCCTTGGAGTGGGGGAGGGTGTGCGAGGCTCAGTCGGCAAAAACCTCCGCCAGCGCCTCTTCGGCACACGTCAGGGTCTGGTCGATAAGGTCGTCACTGTGGTGCGTCGACAAAAATCCGGCCTCGTACTGGCTGGGCGCCAGGTACACGCCGCGCTTGAGCATGGCGTGGAAGAAGGCGTTGAAGCGCTCAAGGTCGCAGCCATGCACATCCTCATGGGTATGCACGGTTTTATCGGTAAAGAAGACCCCGAACATCGCGCCGACCCGATGCTGGGTCATCGGATAGCTGTGCTTGTCGATGATCGCCTGCATGCCTTCGCTCAGGCGCAGGCTGGCCGCCTCCAGCCCCTCGTAGACCTCGGGCGTGAGCAGCTGCAGAGTCTTCAGACCGGCGGTCACCGCGATCGGGTTTCCGGAGAGGGTGCCCGCCTGGTAGACCGGCCCATCGGGAGCGACATGACGCATCAGCGCCTCTTTGCCGCCGTAGGCGGCCAGCGGGAAGCCGCCGCCCACCACCTTTCCGAAGGTATAGAGGTCGGGAGTGACGCCAAATCGGCCCGCAGCGCCACCGTAGCCCACGCGGAAGCCCGTCATGACCTCATCGAAGATGAGGACCGTGCCGTGGGCATCGCAAAGCTCTCGCAGGCCCTCAAGGAACCCGGGGTCGGGCGGAATGCAGCCGGTGTTGCCGCAGACCGGCTCCAGAATGATCGCGGCCACATCGGTGGGGAAGGTCTCGAAAATCTGGCGCACCGAGCCCAGATCATTGAACTGCGCAAGCAGCGTGTCTTTGGCCGTGCCCTCGGTCACCCCGGGGGAGTTGGGCGTACCCAGGGTCAGCGCGCCGGAGCCCGCCGCGATCAAGAAAGAGTCGGCGTGACCGTGGTAGCAGCCTGCAAATTTGATGAACTTGTCGCGGCCGGTCGCCCCGCGGGCCAGGCGAATCGCCGACATGCAGGCCTCGGTGCCGCTGTTGACCAGGCGCACCACATCAAGGCCGGGAACCCGCGCGATCATCGTCTCGGCAAGCTCGATCTCCAGCTCGGTGGGCGCACCAAAGGACGAGCCTTTCGCCATCGCCGCCTGACACGCTTCAACCACCTCCGGGTGGGCGTGACCAATGATCGCCGGGCCCCAGGTCAGCACGTAATCGATGTAGCGGTTGCCATCGGCGTCAAAGAGATACGCTCCCTCGGCGCGCTCGATAAAGGGCGGCGTGCCCCCAACAGACTTAAACGCTCGCACTGGCGAGTTGACCCCGCCGGGGATGGATTTGGTGGCGCGCTGAAGGAGCTGCTGGCTTTTTTCGAGCATAGCGGAGGCTTCCTGAGTTGGTGAGAAGTTAAGGTGGGGTGCGGTCTTTAAGGCCACGCTCAGGCGGCGAGTTTGCCGTCGAGGTAGTCGGTCACAAAACGCTCAAGGAGGTCGATCCACAGGGTGGAGTCGTTGAGGCAGGGCACAAGGTCATAGTCCTTGCCGCCGGCCTTGATGAACTCTTCTTTGCCCTCCATGCCCAGCTCTTCGATCGTCTCCAGGCAGTCGGCCACAAAGGCTGGCGAGAAGACCGCGATGGATTTGACGCCCTTCGACGGGAGCTCTTCGAGCACAAAGTCGGTGTAGGGCTTGAGCCAGGGGTCACGGCCCAGGCGCGACTGGAACGACACCGACCACTGATCACGCTCAAGGCCCGCCTTCGCCGCGAGCATCTTCGCGGTGGTGAAGCACTGGTGGCGGTAACAGAAGCTATGCGCGGGGTGGCGCGTCTCACAGCAGTTTTCCATCCGCAGGCAGAAACAACCCGAGGGGTCGGTCGCTTTGACCTGGCGCTCCGGGATGCCGTGGAAGCTAAAGAGCACGTGGTCGGGGTTTTTGGCCAGCGCGTCTTTGGCCCGCTCAAGCACCGCGTCGATGTACTGCGGATCGTTGTAAAAGGGCGGCTGCACCACCAGGCGCAGCTTCGGGGCGATGGCGTCCATGGTGTCCTGCACTTTGGCCACGGCCGTCTCGTAGCTCGACATGGCGTAGTGCGGGTAGAGCGGAATCAGAAAGAGCTCGGTGACCCCCTGGGCCATCAGCGCGCGGATGCCCGACTCGGCCGAGGGGTTGCCGTAGCGCATACCCACCTCCACCGGAAGATCGATGCGCTCGCGCAGAAGATCGCGCACCCGGTAGGTGGTCACGATCAGTGGCGAGCCCTGCTCGGTCCAGACCTCTTTGTAGGCCTCGGCGGATTTGGGGGCGCGGGTCGGGGCGATGATTAAGTTCACCAGCGCCGAGCGTTGAATCGGGTTGATGTCGAGCACCCGCGGATCGCTCAAAAACTCGCGCAGGTAGCGGCGCACATCGCCGGTCTCGGTGGAGTCGGGAGAGCCCAGATTAACGAGCAGGACACCTTTACTCATAACTACATGCCTGAAAAAAAGAGGTCAGCTAAGGTCGCCGGCCAGGTCGCGGGCGAAATAGGTGATGATGATGTCGGCGCCGGCGCGCTTCATCGCGAGAAGTTTTTCCGTGGCGAGCGCGCGCTCATCCACCCAACCATTCGCCGCAGCTGCCTTCACCATCGAATACTCGCCGCTGACGTTATACGCCGCCACCGGCAGGTCGAAGTTGGCGCGGATACTGGCCACGATGTCCAGGTAGGCAAGGGCGGGTTTGACCATCAGGATGTCGGCGCCCTGCTCCACATCGAGGGCTGCCTCAACCAGCGCCTCGCGGGCGTTGGCCGGGTCCATCTGGTAGGCGCGTCGGTCGCCGGACTGCGGCGCGGAGTCGACCGCGTCGCGAAAAGGTCCGTAGAAGGCTGAGGCGTATTTGACGGCGTAGCTCATGATCGGAAGATCATGAAAGCCATCTTCGTCGAGGGCCTGTCGCATCGCGCCGATCATGCCGTCGATCATGCCCGAAGGGGCGACCATGTCGGCACCGGCGCGCGCGTGGGAGATGGCCTGACGCTGCAGGTTGCTCAAGGTCGGATCGTTGAGCAGGCGCCCGTCGTCGGCCAGCACGCCGCAGTGGCCGTGGTCGGTGTATTCGCAAAAACAGACGTCGGTGATGACGTAGAGGTGCGGGTGGCTCTTTTTAATGTGGCGCACCGCGCGCTGGATGATGCCGCCTTCGGTGTCAAAGGCGTCGGAGCCCACGGCGTCTTTATGCTCGGGGATGCCAAAGAGGATCACCCGCGGTACGCCGGCCTGGCTGATGGCGTCGAGCTCGCGGTCGAGCTCGTCGAGCGAGTGCTGGAAGATGCCGGGCATCGAGGAGATCTCGCGGCGGATGTTGCTGCCGTGCGACACAAAGATCGGCATGATCAGGTCGTCGCGACGAAGATGCGTCTCCCGCACAAGGTCGCGGATATGCGAGGTCGCGCGCAGGCGGCGCGGTCGGCGAGTCAGGTCAAAAGAGCTCATCGTGAAGCCGGGGTTTAAGCGTGGTGAAGGAAGTCGGTGACGCGCGCGGCGTGCGCGTGTCGCGCGTCGAGGAGCGCGGGAAGCGCGACGGTGTCGCGGGTGTTGCCCGCAAAAAAGACGCCGGGCATCGCCGCCTCAATCTCGGAGTAGGCGTCGAGGACGAGCTGGTGGCCCACCTCAAACTGCGGGATGGCGCGCTCCCAGCGCGAGATGTGCACGAACTCCGGCTCCGCGCGCAGCCCGAGGATGCGGTTGAGGTCGAACTTCACAAGCTCGAGCACCGCGTCGTCATCGAGGAGCGCAAGCTCAGGCTGACGCGCGCCGCCCACAAAGGTCGTGAGGTTGACGCGGCCCTCGGGCGCGCGCTCCGGGAACATCGAGGAGACAAAGAGGCTGCCCAGGGTGTGCATCTCTTCAACCCGAGGCGCCAGCACCCCGAAGCCATCGAGAGGGTGGGCGACGTCGCCGCGCTTAAAGCCGGTGGAGACGAGCGTGCAGGGCGCAAAGGTGATCTTCGCTACGCGCTTGAGCGCGGGCTCCGGCGGCGTCACACCCTTCAAGCGAAGATCGGCCACAGCGTAGGAGGGCAGGGTGGAGACGACGGCGTCGACGCTGACGCCGGCGTTGGACTTGCCGCGTCGGTAGAGCACCCGCCAGCTCCCCTCATCGCGGCGAAGACCGGTGACTGGCGCGCCGAGCTTGAGCTCGCCATTGAGCTTTGAGGCCAGCGCGTCGGTCAGGGTCTGGAGGCCACCTGTGAATGAGAGGAGGCGTTTTTTTGCCGGCGGTGTATCGGAGTCGGGGGATTGAAGCTTGCGCTTGATGGCACCGAGCACCAGCGAGCCGGCCTCATCCTCAAGTTCTTTGAGCATCCCGAAGGTGTGGCGCGCCGACATCTGGCGCGGGTCGCCGGCGTAGGTGCCTCCTACAAAAGGATCGAGCAGGTAGTCGAGCACTTCCCGACCCAGACGGCGCTCCACAAAGTTCGCCAGGCTCTCGTCGACGCCCTCCCGATCGAAGCCGGGAATCAGCGGCTCGGCCAGAAGTCGAAGTTTGGCCGAGGTGGAGAGAAGTTCGCTCTTCAAGAACGCAGCCGGCGATTGCGGCAACACCAGCGGCCGTCCGTAGCGCACCACATAGCGGCGCGACGCGCTCTCGCGCGCGTCAACGATGGCGTCATCCAGCCCGAGCTCCGAGAGCAATGAGGCCAGGGCCGCAGAGCGCTGAAAGAGGGTGTGCGGCCCGTGCTCGACCAGGTAGCCCTCGATGCGCGAGGAGCGAAGCGGACCACCCACACGCTCGTTGGCCTCAAAGAGGGTCACACGCATCCCGGCCTGCTCCAGCGCGTACGCGATCGAAAGCCCGGAGATGCCCGCTCCTAAGACGGCGATATGAGGTGTCATGGTCGCTCCGCTCACAGCTCTGATTACTGACCGTAGGAGGTCACCGTCTCGACCAGCGCCTCCATGCACTCGATCTTCGCCTGGGGGGTGATGCCGTGACCCAGGTTGAAGATGTGCCCGTCGAGCCCGCGCATATCATCGAGGATACGCGTGGCTTCTTTGCGCACGATCTCCGGGGTGGTGTTGAGGATGATCGGGTCGAGGTTGCCCTGCACCGCCACGTTGGCCGGCAGCGCGCGGCGCACATCGCTCAGGCGCGCGGTCCAGTCCACACCCAGCACGTCGGCGCCGGTGGCGACCAGCGGGTCGAGCAGATGATGCATGCCCTTGGAGAAGACCACCGTGGGCACCCGACCGCCGATGGCCTCCACCACGCGGCCCATCCATTTGGCCGAGGCGTGTTCAAAGGCGTGTGGCGAGAGCACACCGCCCCAGCTGTCGAAGATCTGCAGGGCGTCGACGCCGGCGTCGATCTGCATCTCGAAATAGCGCACAAGCCCGGCGGTGATCTTCTCCATCAGCGCCTCAAAGATCTCGGGCTCCGAGTAGAACATCTGCTTGGCGCGGGCGTAGGTTTTGGAGGAGCCGCCCTCGATCATGTACGTCGCGAGCGTCCAGGGGCTGCCGCCAAAGCCAATCAGCGCGCGCTCATCGCCGAGCTCTTCGCGAATCAGTTTGATGGCCCCCGGCACATACGCCAGCTTCTCTTCGATCGCATCGATGGAGAGCTTGTCGATGTCGGCCTTCGATTTGAGCGCGAACTCCATCTCGATGCCGCCCACATCCCTAAAGTGGTAGGGCTGGCCCAGCGCCTCGGGAATCACCAGAATGTCGCTAAAGAGGATCGCCGCGTCCATATCGTAGCGACGCAGAGGCTGGGTGGTGACTTCCAGCGCAAGCTCCGGCGTCTGCACAAGCTCATGGAAGGAGTACTTCTCCTTGAGCTTAAGGTACTCCGGCAGGTGGCGGCCGGCCTGACGCATCACCCAGATGGGCGGGCGGTCAACGGGCTGGCTTTTGCAGGCGGCGAGGAAGCGTTGGCGGCGGTTCATGTGGGGTCCTGAAGTATGGCCTCAAC includes the following:
- a CDS encoding M13 family metallopeptidase, giving the protein MRLKKSSWWLAGLGLAVGAACATQPQSASEETEPQLGVEVEEAAEAEATGEPRFGNFGFDTEGMNTDVTPGDDFYAYASGAWQETTEIPSDRARYGVFDMLSLEAEEQVNQIILAAAKEGGEPGSNAQLIGDLYASWMDAESIEEAGLKPLQPHFAAINALDSHDAAARLMADPVYPVMVSVRIMPDPADPTVYTVSSGQSGLGMPNRDYYLDESERFVQYRQAYLEYIARLFELAMIEGGVEKAEAILALETAIAKAHWTRERSRQVEETYNVLSVEEYAALAPSLKLAEGLEIRGLTDLDKVIVSQPSAVEGIGEVFANASLDLLKDYLTFHFISDRASWLPSAFDEASFTFYSKTLRGTEEQRERDRRGTELVGWTLGHAVGQEYVALHFPPESKAQMEDLVANLTEGFEGRLKTLDWMDDATRAQALEKLSTFEPRIGYPETWDSYEGLELAADDYFGNRLRISEHRWNEELKRFKEPVDRERWSWPPQMVNASYNPLMNQITFPAGILQAPFFDPHADPAMNYGAIGAVIGHEIGHGFDDQGRRFDAHGRIRDWWTPETNAAFEEASSRLGEQYSQFCPIDDLCINGQLSMGENIGDLGGMQMAYAAYRNFVEKTYPEGEAPVIDGFTGDQRFFLAWAQVWRSLYRDDALRAQLVNGPHSPGMYRVNGVVRNLDAWYEAFDVTEDHALYLPPEERVRIW
- a CDS encoding GNAT family N-acetyltransferase, with product MSEHEPNFSHQETETGGSIFLERDGERVAKIDYRRAPSGAMEVHHTFVDTSMRGQGMARKLVAAAVEHARRTDCKISPSCSAARAILQKTPDYHDVLEAAYLP
- the hemB gene encoding porphobilinogen synthase, with product MSSFDLTRRPRRLRATSHIRDLVRETHLRRDDLIMPIFVSHGSNIRREISSMPGIFQHSLDELDRELDAISQAGVPRVILFGIPEHKDAVGSDAFDTEGGIIQRAVRHIKKSHPHLYVITDVCFCEYTDHGHCGVLADDGRLLNDPTLSNLQRQAISHARAGADMVAPSGMIDGMIGAMRQALDEDGFHDLPIMSYAVKYASAFYGPFRDAVDSAPQSGDRRAYQMDPANAREALVEAALDVEQGADILMVKPALAYLDIVASIRANFDLPVAAYNVSGEYSMVKAAAANGWVDERALATEKLLAMKRAGADIIITYFARDLAGDLS
- a CDS encoding VOC family protein, which produces MARVTGIGGIFFRANDPKALQAWYVEHLGLPDFDGYVIFQNKEETQPEAYSIFAPFKKDTEYFGSERQAFMINFRVDDLHAMLQSLRDAGVEVDAKTEDSEFGKFGWAVDPEGNRFELWEPPAVPYSPDA
- the hemL gene encoding glutamate-1-semialdehyde 2,1-aminomutase — protein: MLEKSQQLLQRATKSIPGGVNSPVRAFKSVGGTPPFIERAEGAYLFDADGNRYIDYVLTWGPAIIGHAHPEVVEACQAAMAKGSSFGAPTELEIELAETMIARVPGLDVVRLVNSGTEACMSAIRLARGATGRDKFIKFAGCYHGHADSFLIAAGSGALTLGTPNSPGVTEGTAKDTLLAQFNDLGSVRQIFETFPTDVAAIILEPVCGNTGCIPPDPGFLEGLRELCDAHGTVLIFDEVMTGFRVGYGGAAGRFGVTPDLYTFGKVVGGGFPLAAYGGKEALMRHVAPDGPVYQAGTLSGNPIAVTAGLKTLQLLTPEVYEGLEAASLRLSEGMQAIIDKHSYPMTQHRVGAMFGVFFTDKTVHTHEDVHGCDLERFNAFFHAMLKRGVYLAPSQYEAGFLSTHHSDDLIDQTLTCAEEALAEVFAD
- the hemG gene encoding protoporphyrinogen oxidase; its protein translation is MTPHIAVLGAGISGLSIAYALEQAGMRVTLFEANERVGGPLRSSRIEGYLVEHGPHTLFQRSAALASLLSELGLDDAIVDARESASRRYVVRYGRPLVLPQSPAAFLKSELLSTSAKLRLLAEPLIPGFDREGVDESLANFVERRLGREVLDYLLDPFVGGTYAGDPRQMSARHTFGMLKELEDEAGSLVLGAIKRKLQSPDSDTPPAKKRLLSFTGGLQTLTDALASKLNGELKLGAPVTGLRRDEGSWRVLYRRGKSNAGVSVDAVVSTLPSYAVADLRLKGVTPPEPALKRVAKITFAPCTLVSTGFKRGDVAHPLDGFGVLAPRVEEMHTLGSLFVSSMFPERAPEGRVNLTTFVGGARQPELALLDDDAVLELVKFDLNRILGLRAEPEFVHISRWERAIPQFEVGHQLVLDAYSEIEAAMPGVFFAGNTRDTVALPALLDARHAHAARVTDFLHHA
- the hemE gene encoding uroporphyrinogen decarboxylase: MNRRQRFLAACKSQPVDRPPIWVMRQAGRHLPEYLKLKEKYSFHELVQTPELALEVTTQPLRRYDMDAAILFSDILVIPEALGQPYHFRDVGGIEMEFALKSKADIDKLSIDAIEEKLAYVPGAIKLIREELGDERALIGFGGSPWTLATYMIEGGSSKTYARAKQMFYSEPEIFEALMEKITAGLVRYFEMQIDAGVDALQIFDSWGGVLSPHAFEHASAKWMGRVVEAIGGRVPTVVFSKGMHHLLDPLVATGADVLGVDWTARLSDVRRALPANVAVQGNLDPIILNTTPEIVRKEATRILDDMRGLDGHIFNLGHGITPQAKIECMEALVETVTSYGQ
- the hemH gene encoding ferrochelatase, whose amino-acid sequence is MSKGVLLVNLGSPDSTETGDVRRYLREFLSDPRVLDINPIQRSALVNLIIAPTRAPKSAEAYKEVWTEQGSPLIVTTYRVRDLLRERIDLPVEVGMRYGNPSAESGIRALMAQGVTELFLIPLYPHYAMSSYETAVAKVQDTMDAIAPKLRLVVQPPFYNDPQYIDAVLERAKDALAKNPDHVLFSFHGIPERQVKATDPSGCFCLRMENCCETRHPAHSFCYRHQCFTTAKMLAAKAGLERDQWSVSFQSRLGRDPWLKPYTDFVLEELPSKGVKSIAVFSPAFVADCLETIEELGMEGKEEFIKAGGKDYDLVPCLNDSTLWIDLLERFVTDYLDGKLAA
- a CDS encoding protein-L-isoaspartate(D-aspartate) O-methyltransferase encodes the protein MSDAREDRYAPARRRMVEQQIRSRGIELEPVLKAMAEVPRERFVPRRYRSQAYEDTALPIGGGQTITQPYLVAWMTVLLRPHPHDRVLEVGTGSGYQAAVLARLVDEVFTIERVDELAARARHTLADLSVDNVAVRSGDGSLGWAGVAPFDGIIVTAGALTIPEPLLEQLRVGGRLVMPLGPQSAPQTLVRVTRTSERRYRREEFGQVRFVPLIGEEGADEAPSRGDFWF